A stretch of Plasmodium chabaudi chabaudi strain AS genome assembly, chromosome: 14 DNA encodes these proteins:
- a CDS encoding DNA-binding chaperone, putative: MNTMSKYNSPNNEFEKDDEILCIEDIVNKSSTEYEKEIKNLPYISNEHCVNIRKKKVEPAGFAFYIKYEIPILKEKEQKLTKNNNKCIPIDELFLYNDKIHYLEEIKKNETNIDDDKNKDSSKNLKNEKYQSDNYEENNNSKKKEEKASLKKNTNLVKKCINNNINVYEILDVEESDDLETIKSAYKKLILIFHPDKNKGTSILNEKEKVKKKKKNNKDDDKNNEIKKDIAYYIEKYNIEKLTQEEKKSMFLKIQDSYAVLSDKILRKQYDSSIPFDETIPTKAALDEAPNFYEFLNPVFKRNAKWSSIKPVPNIGDENTSIDKVKYFYDFWYEFTSWRDFSYQNEYDYEEAECREERRWMERENKKIQKKASKAEKLRINKLVDLAYNNDPRIIAENKRIEMEKQKKKALAMLEKEKNKMNTMTNGLQSTNKTGSNNNIDQTNSSNDKKNKDNKTTSKIWKHHIKSVCVTKLYTIFNFNLIQDKLNDMPFDTLCQFVYEIYYFLNFNINKPDNSSAEKINIDQNLGKNEKEATFINTNKNPRMPNTNDNNTRGRKNSLSNNTGNEGNKNTGFIAHLKGVELSEKDIELLLDIFRKYINNFNSILEMKENIDIQDIKNEKETPEQKDGHTDEKNNITTNCSQNDKVTNEQIMEKSNSKEIAVEEKKNKKEDDEGTENNTNTKWTPQEISLLSKALKLYPGGTKNRWTVIANSIKTKNVKEVIKKTKEMFENETLKNLSKNFEESAFDNFKNQNKGVMKKIDDKLDKREYKHINDQNHVSNPNSSDNNSEQKKPWTHEEQMLLEKALMKHPATIPTKERLKLVANELKTRTVEEIVLRLKTIKAKIMAKNAAK, encoded by the coding sequence ATGAACACAATGAGTAAATACAATTCcccaaataatgaatttgaAAAAGATGATGAGATATTATGTATAGAAGATATAGTAAATAAAAGTTCAACAGAATatgaaaaggaaataaaaaatttaccaTACATTTCGAATGAACATTGTGTAAATATAAGGAAGAAAAAAGTCGAACCAGCAGGGTTTGCAttctatattaaatatgaaataccaatattaaaagaaaaagaacaGAAATtgacaaaaaataacaataaatgTATTCCTATTGAtgaactttttttatataatgacaaaatacattatttaGAGGAGATTAAAAAGAATGAAACTAATATagatgatgataaaaataaggatagtagtaaaaatttaaaaaacgaaaaatatcaaagtgataattatgaagaaaataataatagtaagaagaaagaagaaaaggcaagcttaaaaaaaaatacaaatttagtaaaaaaatgtataaataataatataaatgtttatgaaatattagaTGTAGAAGAATCGGATGATTTAGAAACTATTAAATCGgcatacaaaaaattaattttaatttttcatcctgataaaaataaaggaacAAGTATATTAAacgaaaaagaaaaagtgaaaaaaaaaaaaaaaaataacaaagatgatgataaaaataatgaaataaaaaaagatattgcatattatatagaaaagtataatattgaaaaattaacacaagaagaaaaaaaaagtatgttCTTAAAAATTCAAGATTCCTATGCTGTTTTATCTGATAAAATTTTGAGAAAACAGTATGACAGCTCAATCCCTTTTGATGAAACAATACCAACTAAAGCTGCATTAGATGAAGCTCCAAACTTCTATGAATTCTTAAACCCagtttttaaaagaaatgcTAAATGGTCAAGTATAAAACCAGTACCAAACATAGGGGATGAAAATACAAGTATAGACAAGGTCAAATATTTCTATGATTTTTGGTATGAATTTACAAGCTGGAGAGATTTTTCAtatcaaaatgaatatgacTATGAAGAAGCGGAATGTAGAGAAGAAAGACGATGGATGGaaagagaaaataaaaaaattcaaaaaaaagctTCAAAAGctgaaaaattaagaataaataaattagtaGATCtagcatataataatgatccAAGAATAATTGcagaaaataaaaggatagaaatggaaaaacaaaaaaaaaaagcgcTAGCTATgttagaaaaagaaaaaaataaaatgaatacaATGACAAATGGGCTACAGTCGACAAACAAAACTggtagtaataataatattgatcAAACAAATTCTtctaatgataaaaaaaataaagataataaaactACCTCTAAAATATGGAAACACCATATTAAATCTGTTTGtgtaacaaaattatatacaatttttaattttaatttgataCAAGATAAATTGAATGATATGCCATTTGATACACTGTGCCAATTTGTATatgaaatttattattttttaaattttaacatAAATAAGCCAGACAATTCGTCCGccgaaaaaattaatatagatCAAAATCTTgggaaaaatgaaaaggaaGCAACATTTATAAACACAAATAAAAACCCTCGAATGCCAAACactaatgataataatacacGTGGAAGAAAAAATTCGTTATCAAATAATACAGGAAATGAAGGTAACAAAAATACAGGGTTTATTGCACATTTAAAGGGTGTTGAATTGAGTGAAAAAGATATTGAATTATTACTTGacatttttagaaaatatataaataattttaactCAATTTTAGAaatgaaagaaaatattgatattcaagatataaaaaatgaaaaggaaACCCCCGAACAAAAGGATGGGCATactgatgaaaaaaataatattacaaCTAATTGCTCTCAAAATGATAAAGTTACTAATGAACaaataatggaaaaaagTAATAGTAAAGAAATAGCTGTagaagagaaaaaaaacaaaaaagaagatGACGAAGGTacagaaaataatacaaacaCAAAATGGACACCCCAAGAAATCTCCTTATTATCAAAGGCTTTAAAGTTATACCCAGGTGGAACGAAAAATAGATGGACTGTTATTGCAAACAgtattaaaacaaaaaatgttaaagaggttattaaaaaaactaaaGAAATGTTCGAAAATGAAAcgttaaaaaatttgagtaaaaattttgaagaaTCAGcatttgataattttaaaaatcaaaataaaggggtaatgaaaaaaattgatgatAAATTAGATAAAAGagaatataaacatataaatgatCAGAATCATGTAAGTAATCCAAATAGTAGTGATAATAATTctgaacaaaaaaaaccaTGGACCCATGAAGAACAAATGCTTTTAGAAAAAGCACTAATGAAACATCCAGCAACTATACCTACAAAGGAAAGACTAAAATTGGTAGCAAACGAATTGAAAACACGAACAGTCGAAGAAATTGTACTGCGACTTAAAACAATCAAAGCAAAAATTATGGCAAAAAATGCTGCTAAATAG
- a CDS encoding meiotic recombination protein SPO11, putative, translated as MDDETDIISVLEKLVFRFILKLLDKKQKKVISKNNIIEITRLYYIIEIILKNINGNIYTTLRQIFYTNPQLFISQNISNRTIGKLTQIIKKPREILNIYNSPKGIIRGNLLLKERNLSEWIDCMSIFETRGHLICPFGIIDLKIPTTVKYVLIIEKETVFFKLLQSNFIFKYGPLILITAKGFPDINTRQLIYEIQKKNSTLKFFCLTDYDAYGLNVAFTYSAKFESKVYYMDDISINNLQWISIFTPEEGIRKKALKESDFSKLSLKDIRIMDNICTKLKNNNKFGASETNRWIEQVDNMKKSGIKYEIDAIADMEKHLDTKIKEFL; from the exons atggacgATGAGACTGATATAATAAGTGTGTTGGAAAAACTCGTGTTTCGTTTTATTCTAAAATTATtagataaaaaacaaaaaaaagttatctcaaaaaataatataattgaaaTAACAAGATTATATTACATTATTGAAATAatacttaaaaatattaatggcaatatatatacaacttTGAggcaaatattttatacaaaccctcaattgtttatatctcaaaatatttcaaatagAACAATAGGAAAATTAacacaaattataaaaaaaccaagggaaatattaaatatatataattctcCTAAGGGAATAATTAGGGGGAACctattattaaaagaaagaaaTTTAA GCGAATGGATTGACTGCATGAGTATTTTTGAA ACAAGAGGGCATTTAATATGTCCATTTGGAATAATCGATTTAAAAATACCAACAACTGtgaaatatgttttaataattgaaaaagagacagtattttttaaactacTTCAATcaaatttcatatttaaatatggaCCACTGATTTTAATTACTGCTAAGGGTTTTCCAg ATATAAATACCAGACAACTCATATACGAaattcagaaaaaaaatagcacCCTAAAGTTTTTTTGCTTAACTGATTATGATGCTTATG GCTTGAATGTCGCTTTCACCTATTCCGCAAAATTTGAGTCAAAAGTttatt atatgGATGATATatcaattaataatttgcaATGGATAAGTATATTTACTCCCGAAGAAGGAATTCGAAAAAAAGCTTTGAAAGAAAGTGATTTTAGTAAATTATCCTTAAAAGATATTCGAATTATGGACAA CATTTGTACAAAGTTAAAGAACAACAACAAATTTGGGGCTTCTGAAACAAATCGATGGAT AGAACAAGTTGacaatatgaaaaaatcaGGAATAAAATACGAAATTGATGCAATAGCAGATATGGAAAAACACTTAGATACCAAAATTAAAGaatttctttaa
- a CDS encoding multiple RNA-binding domain-containing protein 1, putative, giving the protein MHLDTDPMKGDGGYIPDEGYNRNDNLMNRNYKHQSMHEKTRVIIKNIPKYMNEFDLKKHFFKMKGKYDFKITDIKIMKRKKIIKNKESYESRKICFIGFISNTDCENFKKSFNNTYIHTSKITIEDAFSPILSKNSNTFQLNGIQQSEKTNKKDKQNNTVKVIKNDQFINKMTTIKKTKAGMNTTRSHVIFIDDDADLEKVNELNGAENSEKKKKKKKKKKKKNNNASENSQAINGGEHNDVDNMEENTVEVEEENALDWLKGISKDKGNDKENSKETDEGERNLLESDDTESEDEISSMDKAKPLYSEPEDIDYNDNINTGKLIIFNLPPVDEQDVKSLCERYGPVIDVHIFKNTKKGSKYICLNEKNDNKSREDFFIKLLKENNDNTSNRNKKDDTKKMTNSNNTKEGNKNESENENNKNENNIANIDLTNVKTYAFVSFVFPSSCEKAKNNLNETIYKGKILSVKYAREKIDNSENLEKNKNNIFIKLSNESKTSYKKILEIQKKRNCQNENIWNILYTDINSNIYNFCKETNCDPQSILNIRDKNIAVNVSLTETFIINKMKEWIRKEGIVLEAFEQIYKKENAKPENDEKDETDKVIKYKRSDDTIIVKNLSMHTNENDIINLFKKHGILKKISFSPYKNIAILQYEKPEDAKKALISNSYIRYKKLPLYLEWAPVNLFEQNNKNTDETTEINENSNDALHQNNVEAYDSESSDEEITHSSIYIKNINFNTKEEDFKKLFEKLDGFITCNIVKSKKAIKQKHKDNITDKENDKTEQENKYISLGYGFAEFKSKELAIEAIKKLTATKLDGHVLELSLSHNRIKKNKQASKNNEEKQVIKDKKKITKKLLVKNLAFQVTKEELRKLFSAFGNIKNVRIPKNAYNRSRGYGFVEFMSKNECLAAINALQHTHLYGRHLIIDFANDLIFDQNVDEFDKMKESQNGANPNGKDFITSEQAKRRSIYENEKSTKISESKKRKIMGNLENV; this is encoded by the coding sequence atgcatttaGATACAGATCCAATGAAAGGTGATGGTGGCTATATCCCTGATGAGGGATATAATAGAAATGATAATTTGATGAACagaaattataaacatCAATCTATGCATGAAAAAACTCGAGttatcattaaaaatattccaaAGTATATGAATGAATTTGATttgaaaaaacatttttttaaaatgaaaggcaaatatgattttaaaataacagatataaaaataatgaaaaggaaaaaaataattaaaaataaagagtCTTACGAATCGAGAAAAATATGCTTTATAGGTTTCATCAGTAATACAGATtgtgaaaattttaaaaaatcatttaataatacatatattcataCAAGTAAAATAACTATAGAAGATGCCTTTTCTCCAATATTGtcaaaaaatagtaatacaTTTCAATTGAATGGAATACAGCAATCTGAAAAAAcgaataaaaaagataaacaaaataacacagtaaaagttataaaaaacgatcaatttataaataaaatgacaacaataaaaaaaacaaaagcaGGAATGAATACAACCCGAAGTcatgttatatttatagacGATGACGCCGATTTAGAGAAAGTTAACGAGCTAAATGGAGCTGAAAAtagcgaaaaaaaaaaaaaaaaaaaaaagaaaaaaaaaaaaaaaaacaataatgcTAGCGAAAACAGTCAAGCCATAAATGGGGGTGAACATAATGATGTTGACAATATGGAAGAGAATACAGTCGAGGTAGAGGAAGAAAATGCCCTCGATTGGCTAAAAGGCATATCTAAAGATAAAGgaaatgataaagaaaatagtAAAGAAACTGATGAAGGAGAGAGGAATTTACTTGAAAGTGATGATACAGAAAGTGAGGATGAAATAAGTTCCATGGACAAAGCAAAACCATTATACTCCGAGCCAGAAGATATAGATTacaatgataatataaacacGGGGAaacttataatttttaatctTCCTCCTGTAGATGAACAGGATGTAAAAAGTCTATGTGAAAGATATGGTCCAGTAATAgatgtacatatatttaaaaatacaaaaaagggaagtaaatatatatgcttgaacgaaaaaaatgataacaaATCAAGAGAAgacttttttataaaactgttaaaagaaaataatgataacaCATCAAatcgaaataaaaaagatgatactaaaaaaatgacaaactcgaataatacaaaagaaggaaataaaaatgaaagcgaaaatgaaaataacaagaacgaaaataatatagccAATATTGATCTCACAAATGTTAAAACATATGCTTTTGTTAGTTTCGTTTTTCCAAGTTCTTGtgaaaaagcaaaaaataatttaaatgaaactATTTATAAAGGTAAAATATTAAGCGTAAAATATGCTCGTGAAAAGATAGATAATTCtgaaaatttagaaaaaaataaaaataatatatttattaaattatctaATGAATCTAAGacatcatataaaaaaattttggaaattcaaaaaaaaagaaattgccaaaatgaaaatatctggaatattttatacacaGATATCAattcaaatatttacaatttttgtaAAGAAACAAATTGTGATCCTCAATCTATATTAAACATAagagataaaaatattgcagTTAATGTTTCATTAACTGAaacttttataattaataaaatgaaagaaTGGATAAGAAAGGAAGGAATTGTTTTAGAAGCATTTGAgcaaatatacaaaaaggaaaatgCAAAACCAGAAAACGatgaaaaagatgaaacggacaaagtaataaaatataaaagaagtGACGATACTataattgttaaaaatttatctaTGCatacaaatgaaaatgatataattaatttatttaagaAGCATggtattttaaaaaaaatcagtTTTTCtccttataaaaatatagctatATTACAATATGAAAAACCAGAAGATGCAAAAAAAGCTCTTATATCAAATTCGTATATacgatataaaaaattgccTTTATATTTGGAATGGGCACCTGTCAATTTGtttgaacaaaataataaaaatactgaTGAAACGAcagaaataaatgaaaattcgAATGATGCATTACATCAAAATAATGTCGAAGCATATGATAGCGAATCAAGTGATGAAGAAATTACTCACTCcagtatttatattaagaaTATCAATTTTAACACAAAGGAAGaagattttaaaaaattattcgaAAAATTAGACGGATTTATAACATGCAATATTGtaaaaagcaaaaaagcgataaaacaaaaacataAGGACAATATAACAGacaaagaaaatgataaaacagagcaagaaaataaatatatatctttagGTTATGGTTTTGCAGAATTTAAAAGTAAAGAACTAGCTATTGaagctataaaaaaattaacagcGACTAAATTAGATGGACATGTTTTAGAATTAAGCTTATCTCATaatagaattaaaaaaaataaacaagcatctaaaaataatgaagaaaaacaagtaattaaagataaaaaaaaaattacaaaaaaattacttgTGAAAAATTTAGCTTTTCAAGTAACGAAAGAAGaattaagaaaattattttctgcatttggtaatattaaaaatgttagaATACCTAagaatgcatataatagaAGTAGAGGATATGGATTTGTTGAATTTATGTCTAAAAATGAATGTCTTGCTGCCATAAATGCATTACAACATACCCATTTATATGGAAGACATTTAATTATCGATTTTGCTAACGATTTAATATTTGATCAAAATGTAGAtgaatttgataaaatgaAAGAATCACAAAATGGTGCCAACCCAAATGGTAAAGATTTCATAACCTCGGAACAAGCTAAGCGAAGGTCAATATacgaaaatgaaaaatctACAAAAATTAGCgaatcaaaaaaaaggaaaattatGGGAAACCTCGAAAATGTCTAA
- a CDS encoding GTP-binding protein EngA, putative codes for MKYKLLSVIAFGVFSLLSISNCYIIKYIKVKGEHSFLFHKERKKKIYVKNGWHNSSKNDYRKEKKVFQILNAFSSNQNSDDETEKSQGIKNNIFNTNPNYNEYDNKPDEDKEESKLSSISELKKDNQTIINEKEDDIETSKIIDIKQCKDDYEINENKNDHPNSHFSCNKTSPNESEDGISKSENSYEIECENNVEACDRDDPGIENGNPEPEKEEMDKNKKYAKNIKYNDLKIIRNLPLISIIGRPNVGKSTIFNRLTRKFQEGSIVLDKPSTRDKFYGKSEWDGYRFEVVDTGGLLFEDENFSKEIRDQILLALEESSVVLFVVDGINGVHPIDLEICRFLRKFIKNKYNKIISKQSKNGEYDKSKGEPLKNDQQKTYCNSNNNENATDNAAPSCLSDSSNEIDCNKSGVNTELDASQNEEYLSDDINKTEEDIPKQNELLKVIVCVNKCESYKDGYIKAQNFWELGFDTPFPCSGIHGNGLSEILDECIKYIKKVKINELEEEENEENTINISFIGKPNTGKSSILNKILNCNRFIVSPIAGTTIDSIDVLVKGKDDKRMYRLIDTAGIQKRKKNVPFNEKTKFEYLLFNRTEKAIKRSDVCILVIDSFNGISSHDINIARKILEENKSCIICCNKWDLIYNKNDIFNDTKNYVLNLLKPIDFSDVLFVSAKTSQRLSNIFQHAEEAYKNYTRRLNTNTLNQIIKEALLLRPPVPIKGKTLNIYYAIQAHIKPPGFVFFCNSEKSAYLNYTKYLESRIREAFNIRATPIKIYYKQKKKRRLMKKFKDPDKYNLDIQDIQKKFLESQAQKNALSDSKKGI; via the coding sequence atgaaatataaacTCTTATCGGTAATAGCATTTGGCGTTTTTTCCTTATTATCCATTTCCAattgttatattataaaatacattaaGGTGAAAGGTGAACATagctttttatttcataaagagagaaaaaaaaaaatttatgtaaaaaatggtTGGCATAATAGCTCGAAAAATGACTATagaaaagagaaaaaagtATTTCAAATTTTGAACGCATTTTCATCAAATCAAAATTCAGATGATGAAACAGAAAAAAGTCAgggaataaaaaacaatatctTTAATACTAATCCTAATTATAATGAGTATGATAATAAACCAGATGAAGATAAAGAGGAAAGTAAATTATCATCAATATCAGAATTGAAAAAAGATAATCAAACgattataaatgaaaaagaagacGATATTGAAACTTCTAAAATAATTGATATAAAGCAATGCAAAGATGATTacgaaataaatgaaaataaaaatgatcaTCCAAATAGCCATTTCTCATGTAATAAAACATCCCCTAATGAATCTGAAGATGGAATAAGCAAATCAGAAAACTCTTATGAAATCGAAtgtgaaaataatgtagAAGCATGTGATAGAGATGATCCAGGGATAGAAAATGGGAATCCTGAACCTGAAAAAGAAGAGATGgacaaaaacaaaaaatatgcaaaaaatataaaatataatgatttaAAGATTATTCGAAATTTACCATTAATATCAATTATAGGCCGACCTAATGTAGGGAAGTCTACGATATTTAATAGACTTACACGTAAATTTCAAGAGGGTAGTATTGTTTTAGATAAACCAAGTACAAGAGATAAATTTTATGGAAAATCAGAATGGGATGGATATAGATTTGAGGTTGTTGATACGGGgggattattatttgaagatgaaaatttttcGAAAGAAATTAGGgatcaaattttattagcTCTTGAAGAGTCTTCTGTTGTTCTATTCGTTGTTGATGGTATAAATGGTGTGCATCCTATTGATCTCGAAATATGTCGATTTCTCCggaaatttattaaaaacaaatataataaaataatttctaaACAATCTAAAAATGGTGAATATGATAAATCGAAAGGAGAGCCCCTAAAAAATGATCAGCAGAAAACATATTGCAAtagcaataataatgaaaatgcgACTGATAATGCAGCCCCAAGCTGCTTATCCGACTCAAGTAACGAAATAGATTGTAATAAATCGGGGGTAAATACAGAATTGGATGCATCTCAAAATGAAGAGTATCTTTcagatgatataaataaaacagaaGAGGATATTCCAAAGCAAAATGAACTTTTAAAAGTTATTGTTTGTGTAAACAAATGTGAATCTTATAAAGATGGATATATTAAAGCACAAAACTTTTGGGAGTTAGGATTTGATACTCCATTCCCATGTAGTGGTATACATGGAAATGGGTTATCGGAAATATTAGATGaatgcataaaatatataaaaaaagtaaaaataaatgaattagaAGAAGaggaaaatgaagaaaatacaaTTAATATTAGTTTTATTGGGAAACCCAATACTGGTAAATCTagcatattaaataaaatattaaattgtaACCGTTTTATAGTTTCTCCAATAGCTGGAACAACTATAGATTCAATTGATGTTTTAGTTAAAGGGAAAGATGATAAAAGAATGTATAGACTTATTGATACAGCTGGtatacaaaaaagaaaaaaaaatgttccgtttaatgaaaaaacaaaatttgaatatttattatttaatagaaCTGAAAAAGCTATAAAAAGAAGTgatgtatgtatattagTTATTGACTCATTTAATGGGATTAGTAGtcatgatataaatatagcacgaaaaatattggaagaaaataaaagttgTATAATTTGTTGTAATAAATGggatttaatatataataaaaatgatatatttaatgacacaaaaaattatgtactTAATCTTTTAAAACCTATAGATTTTTCTgatgttttatttgtatcaGCCAAAACATCACAAAgattatcaaatatatttcaacaTGCAGAAGAagcttataaaaattacacCCGACGATTAAATACTAATACTTTAAATCAAATTATCAAAGAAGCACTTTTACTTAGACCCCCTGTCCCTATAAAAGGAAAAAcactaaatatatattatgctaTTCAAGCACATATTAAACCACCTggatttgtttttttttgtaattctGAAAAATCcgcatatttaaattatactAAATATTTGGAAAGTAGAATAAGAGAAGCATTTAATATACGTGCAACCCCaatcaaaatttattataaacaaaagaaaaaaagacgccttatgaaaaaattcaaaGATCCAGATAAATATAACCTTGATATTCAagatattcaaaaaaaatttctaGAAAGTCAAGCTCAAAAGAATGCCCTCAGTGATTCCAAAAAGGGCATATAA